In Cicer arietinum cultivar CDC Frontier isolate Library 1 chromosome 7, Cicar.CDCFrontier_v2.0, whole genome shotgun sequence, a single window of DNA contains:
- the LOC101512883 gene encoding cell wall / vacuolar inhibitor of fructosidase 1-like: MKRIWICIFILILEIVDVSCAVKRDDSLKTRVCEQTSSFDLCISIIDSDPNATTADIKGLALIMVTAVPPYVQNALSLTNSVIKTTTDATLKKKLFVCAKSFVPLLNSVLPQAAQAVNQKRFKNASDSIFYADKVIEDCNSQFFTPTQSPIIEKTSLAHGVLNVAEDILKQILTS, encoded by the coding sequence atgaagagaatttggatttgtatatttattttaattctggAAATTGTTGACGTGTCTTGTGCTGTTAAACGTGATGATAGTTTGAAGACGAGAGTATGcgaacaaacatcaagttttgATTTATGCATTTCCATAATAGATTCAGATCCTAATGCCACCACAGCTGATATTAAGGGTCTAGCCCTTATAATGGTAACTGCTGTTCCACCATATGTTCAAAACGCATTGTCTTTAACTAATTCTGTTATTAAAACGACCACAGACGcaactttgaagaaaaaattgttTGTTTGTGCTAAGTCATTTGTTCCATTACTGAATTCTGTTCTGCCACAAGCTGCTCAAGCTGTGAACCAAAAGAGATTTAAGAATGCAAGTGACTCCATTTTTTATGCTGATAAGGTTATTGAAGATTGTAACAGTCAATTCTTCACCCCAACTCAGTCACCCATTATTGAAAAGACTAGCCTTGCACATGGTGTCTTGAATGTTGCTGAAGACATACTCAAACAAATATTAACTTCCtga
- the LOC101495593 gene encoding cell wall / vacuolar inhibitor of fructosidase 1-like, giving the protein MKKISICVSFLFLNILHVSCSLVPQNNDLVDQVCKKTPYYDLCISTLQSNPQAKNTDTKGIAFIMVNDIVSNVSGTVNFIEGLMKNTKDKVLEQNLQYCDERYIPLVKTILPHAADAVNKNRFQFANYTMIFALSEIDDCNKKFTNSTSLPLSDRNSIIQKMLDVASAILTLLLNG; this is encoded by the coding sequence atgaagaaaatatcaatttgtgtctcttttttatttctcaacATTCTTCATGTGTCTTGTTCACTTGTTCCACAAAATAATGATTTAGTAGACCAAGTATGCAAAAAGACACCTTATTATGATTTATGCATTTCCACACTACAATCCAATCCTCAAGCCAAAAATACTGATACTAAGGGTATAGCCTTCATAATGGTGAATGACATTGTATCAAACGTTAGTGGTACAGTGAATTTCATTGAAGGTCTTATGAAAAATACAAAAGACAAGGTTTTGGAGCAAAATTTGCAATATTGTGATGAGAGATACATTCCATTAGTGAAAACCATTCTGCCACACGCAGCTGATGCtgtaaacaaaaatagatttcaGTTTGCCAATTACACCATGATTTTTGCTCTATCAGAAATTGATGATTGCAACAAGAAATTCACAAACTCAACTAGTTTACCCTTAAGTGATAGGAATAGCATTATTCAAAAAATGTTGGATGTGGCTTCAGCCATACTAACTTTACTATTAAATGGTTGA
- the LOC101495921 gene encoding cell wall / vacuolar inhibitor of fructosidase 1-like: MSMIKPFILILCTIVVVTQGKTVTTNNANLIQQTCRKTPNYGLCIQYLNGSPGSSTADVNGLAQIMVNVIKTKASIALNKIHQIIGRSAQKVALNSCVDKYNAVLVADIPQAIQALQRGNPKFAEDGANDAAVEANSCENGFSGKSPLTAENRATQDAAAITAAIVRLLL; the protein is encoded by the coding sequence ATGTCAATGATAAAACCATTTATTCTCATTTTGTGCACAATTGTTGTTGTAACTCAAGGAAAAACTGTAACCACAAATAATGCAAATTTAATACAACAAACTTGTAGGAAGACACCAAATTATGGTCTTTGCATTCAGTACTTGAATGGTAGCCCAGGAAGTTCTACTGCAGATGTAAATGGTTTAGCACAAATCATGGTTAACGTAATTAAGACCAAAGCAAGCATTGCCTTGaacaaaattcatcaaattattGGAAGGAGTGCACAAAAGGTGGCACTAAATTCATGTGTTGATAAATACAATGCAGTTTTGGTAGCTGATATTCCACAAGCTATTCAAGCTTTGCAAAGAGGAAATCCAAAATTTGCAGAAGATGGTGCGAATGATGCTGCTGTTGAGGCCAACAGCTGTGAGAATGGCTTCTCTGGAAAATCACCACTCACTGCTGAAAATCGTGCTACACAAGATGCAGCTGCCATAACCGCAGCTATTGTTAGATTATTGCTCTAG
- the LOC101496253 gene encoding cell wall / vacuolar inhibitor of fructosidase 1-like yields the protein MKKISICVSFLFLNIFHVSCSLVLQNIDLVDQVCKKTPYYDLCNSTLQSNPQAKNTDTKGIALIMVKDIVSNVNDTLNFTEGLIKNTSDVGLEKKLDFCAETYIPLVKSVLPQAVDAVNQSRFKYANYSIFYAGKEIGYCNNKFSGSTTSPLSDRNVTIQKLFDIASAILNLLLNG from the coding sequence atgaagaaaatttcaatttgtgtctcttttttatttctcaacATTTTTCATGTGTCTTGTTCACTTGTTCTACAAAATATTGATTTAGTGGACCAAGTATGCAAAAAGACACCTTATTATGATTTATGCAATTCCACACTACAATCCAATCCTCAAGCCAAAAATACTGATACTAAGGGTATAGCCCTCATAATGGTGAAGGACATTGTATCAAATGTTAATGACACATTGAATTTCACTGAAGGTCTTATAAAAAACACATCTGACGTGGGTTTGGagaaaaaattagatttttgtGCTGAGACATACATTCCATTGGTGAAATCTGTTCTGCCACAAGCAGTAGATGCTGTAAACCAAAGTAGATTTAAGTATGCGAATTACTCCATCTTTTATGCTGGAAAGGAAATTGGTTATTGCAACAATAAATTCTCAGGCTCAACAACTTCACCCTTAAGTGATAGGAATGTCACTATACAAAAGTTGTTTGATATTGCTTCTGCCATActaaatcttttattaaatggctga